From one Salvelinus alpinus chromosome 14, SLU_Salpinus.1, whole genome shotgun sequence genomic stretch:
- the LOC139538795 gene encoding uncharacterized protein isoform X1, with protein MAEKPEAGDSEDEVEDVYEVERIIDMRTEEGEVLYRVRWKNYSSDDDTWEPAAHLEDCREVLLVYKRALAEAKIKKDQDAKKGMKLPMKSDVFDADFDSDSDKDKPTDLPVKKKKKKKPQEEEALPPKEKRKKKKDKRNEDFRPRPAPESDEEELSPPPTPGRNTKMSDSKKRFVESDDEEEAPVPSKKHRKDKAKDGGKHRKKDNMEEGKKKKTKKDQRGDLESTEDEATAPLEEELSEGPSESQTDDTTPTEKSRTDDKPKNKKGKSELKLQGIKDFLQDRKGKKPETTSPTLSTSGLAKLKSLASFKSQSRDEPTPTSDSSDTPAHVHKKTKGKSQEATSAPLKIPSSSSGAGASTSKAREEESKEEVGGDKETATSTNLFEKFLLNCEAKDRVPRKQMVHQPTPAENTKPPKLIGKVEKRTKPTKESPARKPEPDKTKHKDAFRPSQSPAAVETSDKAEAEEEPAQKSKFGGEERREEAQRLERRTQDDDRRRRRREDSEPRLFIACDDNQDALESADKSDKGQASLNLGMDLNLDWMTLEDFQKHLNGEDEILSAPPLSPSELRDAVKSGDYMSVKLALNSKEDYNLDQEACTVEQKSLSGKEKHLNEEKKSLSDNEEMPLCAADNPHRRGNPHRESTLYKGNHLHKQENPSENEENPSENQENPSCDVVKTLCDMERALCDIKNCAEEISSSDNENSSGDDVEGQRLDSNVPSGSDPLPSKAERSCDNNVSEQSLQKTSQAKKPCRKKCVPRKGTRSNLRSSTKMTVSTCSTTNDGKRKWDKKYFCLYCNEPHHKIARHLERMHAEEAAVAHAISFPKLSKIRSLLLDQLRNKGNYLHNLEVLQSGDGEIVTKKRPSYNGVSVRDYLPCQHCLAFFNKIDLWKHEGSCKARKGQDEKRGGKRVRVQAASSRLLPLPVYSTGGCEEIIHNMNQDDIQCHIKNDPLICKYGNALSAKHGHAKSQFTYISSKMRELARFVLTVNEMDCGVQYLHEVCVPSKFKLAVHAARKMSGHDPTSDRYKTPSLALKIGYSLKRATEIAFGESRMTEDREAEEQAKRFIELLENNWNNCFSGLSLSDVPQCDEVDVSSLTEDLIKLQKFLKVAEDTAKRELLESPTNAVWKKLNETLLAEIALFNRKRTGEVAKMLLETYTNRKKSPASADIFNSLSRLEQELGDDKLTRVEIEGKNGRTMPVLLTARMISSLEILIANRDKVGVSKDNPYVFARSPDAASYVRGSDCLRKFARACNAKNPESLIHATVRKEVAIHCQILNLNESELDQVAKLLGHDTQVHKEYYRLSENAGHLAEISKLLLAMDQVPVVIPGPSEERIVSPTYGTYPTGTDSARTCPSGTYPTGSSYPTGTYSAKSYTVGSQPLRSYHAGTYPSKSYPSGSHSPRSYSAGTDSARAYPAGINPASSYPTVTHPAETYRVGSYASGTYLAETHDARSCTEKTQLANACPASPYDLSSPTRSFSSGMNPVRTYPAVTQLSTSYPAGTYAAQTLPARTVITPTLHAQTLPTQTLPAQTLPVGAVPAGAVLLGTGSVGTGKLGTVWKQRPWSGAAKVAVNRQMGHFISMMEVPGKRDCEVCLHNEPALRDRTWRDIKNYVHNTVKSIKRKNGLTRLDPTKQTKKGLAKKEKETIEALSAKDWVGGTMTVPEHCQEEGLEAGPVATPRKPKIWSNEAQAAVRRQLGDFTKLMKIPGKKECDACIAAEPALQGRTWKDVKNYVHNTLKTMCRRHSSGKQNMDHEKPSPYTQNPGVQQNPGVHQKSGVPLGLPEEPPVYLSL; from the exons GGGGAGGTCCTGTACCGCGTTCGCTGGAAGAACTACTCATCTGACGATGACACCTGGGAGCCTGCGGCCCACCTGGAGGATTGCAGGGAGGTGCTGCTGGTCTACAAGAGGGCTCTGGCAGAGGCTAAGATCAAGAAAGACCAAGATGCTAAGAAGGGCATG AAGCTGCCCATGAAGAGTGACGTGTTCGATGCCGACTTTGACAGCGACAGTGATAAAGACAAGCCCACAGACCTGCCTgtcaagaaaaagaaaaagaagaagcCCCAGGAAGAAGAGGCACTTCCCCCGAAGGAGAAGAGGAAAAAGAAGAAAGACAAGCGCAATGAGGACTTCAGGCCTCGTCCGGCACCAGAGTCTGATGAAGAGGAGCTTTCCCCTCCCCCGACCCCGGGCCGCAATACCAAGATGTCCGACTCCAAGAAGAGATTTGTTGAATCTGATGATGAGGAAGAAGCCCCCGTGCCCTCCAAGAAGCACAGGAAGGACAAGGCCAAGGATGGAGGGAAGCATAGGAAAAAAGATAACATGGAAGAAGGGAAGAAGAAAAAGACAAAGAAGGATCAAAGGGGTGATCTGGAGTCCACTGAAGATGAGGCCACCGCCCCCCTGGAAGAGGAGCTTAGCGAGGGGCCATCTGAGTCCCAGACGGATGATACCACACCGACTGAAAAGTCTCGCACTGATGACAAGCCCAAGAATAAGAAGGGAAAGTCAGAACTGAAGCTGCAGGGCATCAAGGACTTCCTTCAGGACAGGAAAGGCAAGAAGCCGGAAACTACTTCGCCCACGCTCTCCACAAGCGGCCTTGCAAAACTCAAGAGCCTCGCCTCCTTCAAGAGCCAGAGCCGGGATGAGCCCACACCAACCTCTGACTCCAGCGACACCCCAGCCCACGTCCACAAGAAGACCAAGGGCAAGAGCCAGGAGGCCACCTCTGCACCACTGAAaatcccctcatcctcctctggtGCAGGGGCCAGCACCAGCAAGGCCCGAGAGGAGGAGTCTAAAGAGGAAGTGGGCGGGGATAAGGAAACAGCCACCTCCACTAACCTGTTTGAGAAGTTCCTGCTGAACTGTGAGGCCAAGGACCGCGTTCCCCGCAAACAGATGGTCCACCAGCCCACCCCTGCAGAGAACACTAAACCACCGAAG CTCATAGGGAAAGTTGAGAAAAGGACCAAGCCGACAAAGGAGTCACCTGCTCGGAAGCCAGAGCCAGACAAGACCAAACATAAAGACG CATTTCGGCCCAGTCAGAGCCCCGCTGCTGTGGAGACTAGTGACAAGGCGGAGGCAGAGGAGGAACCCGCCCAGAAGTCAAAGTTTGGCGGAGAGGAACGGAGGGAGGAGGCTCAACGATTGGAGAGGAGGACCCAAGACGAtgacagaaggaggaggaggagggaagacagCGAGCCACGCCTCTTCATAGCCTGCGACGACAATCAAGACGCCTTGGAGAGCGCCGACAAGTCTG ACAAAGGACAAGCCTCTCTTAACCTTGGAATGGACCTCAACTTGGACTGGATGACACTGGAGGACTTTCAGAAACATTTGAACGGAGAGGATGAGATTCTCTCTGCTCCACCGCTATCTCCCA GTGAGCTGCGGGATGCAGTGAAAAGCGGGGATTACATGTCTGTGAAACTTGCACTCAATTCCAAAGAGGATTACAATCTAGACCAGGAG GCATGCACTGTTGAACAGAAGAGTTTAAGTGGCAAAGAGAAGCATTTAAATGAGGAAAAGAAGAGTTTAAGTGATAATGAAGAGATGCCTTTATGTGCAGCAGATAATCCTCACCGCAGAGGAAATCCTCACCGTGAGAGTACTCTATACAAAGGGAATCATTTACACAAGCAAGAGAATCCTTCAGAAAATGAAGAGAATCCTTCAGAAAATCAAGAGAATCCTTCATGTGATGTGGTGAAGACTTTATGTGACATGGAGAGAGCTTTATGTGACATAAAGAATTGTGCTGAAGAGATCAGTTCAAGTGACAACGAGAACAGTTCAGGTGATGATGTAGAAGGACAAAGACTGGATTCAAACGTCCCAAGTGGGTCAGATCCTCTTCCATCTAAAGCAGAACGCTCCTGCGATAATAATGTATCTGAGCAGTCCCTTCAAAAAACCTCACAAGCTAAAAAACCTTGCCGCAAAAAATGTGTGCCACGGAAAGGTACACGGTCAAACTTACGTTCTAGCACAAAAATGACAGTCAGCACATGTAGTACAACAAATGACGGTAAAAGAAAATGGGACAAAAAGTACTTCTGCCTGTATTGCAATGAACCACACCACAAAATTGCAAGACATTTAGAAAGGATGCACGCAGAAGAAGCAGCTGTCGCTCATGCTATCAGCTTCCCCAAACTCTCCAAAATCAGGTCTCTCTTGCTTGACCAACTCCGTAACAAAGGCAACTATCTACACAACTTGGAAGTTCTTCAAAGTGGAGATGGAGAAATTGTCACAAAGAAAAGACCCTCTTACAATGGTGTTTCTGTGCGTGACTACCTGCCCTGCCAACACTGCTTAGCTTTTTTCAACAAAATAGATTTATGGAAGCATGAGGGCTCATGTAAAGCCAGAAAAGGACAAGATGAAAagaggggaggaaaaagagtgcGGGTCCAGGCTGCGTCCTCTCGACTTCTTCCATTGCCTGTCTATTCTACTGGAGGATGTGAAGAAATAATACACAATATGAATCAAGATGACATTCAATGCCACATCAAAAATGATCCCCTGATATGTAAATATGGCAATGCACTATCTGCAAAGCATGGCCATGCCAAGTCACAGTTTACTTACATTAGTTCAAAAATGAGGGAATTGGCTAGATTTGTACTTACTGTAAATGAGATGGACTGTGGTGTCCAATATCTGCATGAAGTATGTGTACCATCCAAATTCAAATTGGCCGTTCATGCTGCCAGGAAAATGAGTGGTCATGACCCTACCTCTGACAGGTACAAGACCCCATCTCTTGCTTTAAAGATTGGCTATTCCTTGAAAAGAGCTACTGAAATAGCTTTTGGGGAGAGTCGTATGACAGAGGACCGTGAGGCAGAGGAACAAGCCAAAAGGTTCATTGAGCTGCTTGAAAACAATTGGAATAACTGTTTTTCCGGTCTGTCCCTGAGTGATGTCCCTCAGTGTGATGAAGTTGATGTGTCTTCACTTACTGAGGATTTGATTAAACTTCAGAAGTTTCTCAAGGTTGCAGAGGACACAGCAAAGAGAGAATTGCTCGAGAGCCCCACCAACGCTGTCTGGAAAAAGCTCAATGAAACTCTTCTTGCCGAAATAGCTCTCTTCAACAGAAAAAGGACAGGAGAGGTTGCGAAAATGCTGTTGGAAACATATACAAACAGAAAGAAATCTCCAGCTAGTGCAGACATTTTCAATAGCCTCTCAAGGCTGGAGCAGGAGCTTGGTGACGACAAACTAACCAGGGTGGAAATTGAAGGCAAAAATGGTAGAACAATGCCGGTCCTACTAACGGCGAGGATGATCTCATCTCTTGAGATCCTAATTGCAAACAGAGACAAAGTTGGTGTGTCAAAGGACAACCCTTATGTCTTCGCACGGAGCCCAGATGCAGCAAGCTACGTCAGAGGGTCTGACTGTCTGAGGAAATTTGCACGTGCGTGTAATGCAAAGAATCCTGAAAGTCTGATCCATGCGACAGTGAGGAAAGAGGTTGCTATCCATTGCCAAATACTAAACTTGAATGAAAGTGAATTGGATCAGGTGGCAAAGTTATTGGGACATGACACCCAGGTCCACAAAGAGTACTACAGACTCTCTGAAAACGCAGGACATCTAGCAGAAATCAGCAAATTGCTGCTTGCAATGGATCAGGTTCCAGTGGTAATTCCAGGGCCATCTGAGGAAAGGATTGTTTCACCTACATATG GGACATATCCAACAGGGACAGATTCTGCAAGGACATGTCCTTCTGGCACATATCCCACTGGGTCATCATATCCTACAGGGACATATTCAGCGAAGTCATATACTGTAGGGTCACAGCCTTTAAGGTCATATCATGCTGGGACATATCCTTCGAAGTCATATCCTTCAGGATCACATTCTCCGAGGTCATATTCTGCGGGGACAGATTCTGCGAGGGCATATCCTGCCGGGATAAATCCCGCTAGTTCATATCCTACTGTGACACATCCTGCAGAGACCTATCGAGTAGGTTCATATGCTTCAGGGACATACCTAGCAGAGACGCATGATGCAAGGTCATGTACTGAAAAAACACAACTTGCAAATGCATGTCCTGCAAGTCCTTATGACCTCTCATCTCCTACTAGATCATTTTCTTCAGGGATGAATCCTGTGAGGACATATCCTGCGGTGACACAACTTTCGACGTCATATCCTGCTGGAACATATGCTGCGCAGACACTTCCAGCACGTACAGTTATTACACCAACACTTCATGCGCAGACACTTCCAACACAGACACTTCCTGCCCAGACTCTTCCTGTCGGGGCAGTGCCTGCGGGTGCAGTTCTTTTGGGGACAGGTTCTGTGGGGACGGGTAAGTTGGGCACAGTGTGGAAACAGAGGCCGTGGAGTGGTGCGGCTAAGGTTGCGGTGAACCGTCAGATGGGACACTTTATCTCAATGATGGAGGTTCCAGGTAAACGGGACTGTGAAGTTTGCCTGCACAATGAACCAGCTCTAAGAGACAGGACATGGAGGGACATCAAAAACTATGTGCACAACACAGTAAAATCTATAAAACGGAAGAATGGCCTTACAAGATTGGACCCCACAAAACAGACAAAGAAAGGATTggcaaagaaagaaaaa
- the LOC139538795 gene encoding uncharacterized protein isoform X2 produces the protein MAEKPEAGDSEDEVEDVYEVERIIDMRTEEGEVLYRVRWKNYSSDDDTWEPAAHLEDCREVLLVYKRALAEAKIKKDQDAKKGMLPMKSDVFDADFDSDSDKDKPTDLPVKKKKKKKPQEEEALPPKEKRKKKKDKRNEDFRPRPAPESDEEELSPPPTPGRNTKMSDSKKRFVESDDEEEAPVPSKKHRKDKAKDGGKHRKKDNMEEGKKKKTKKDQRGDLESTEDEATAPLEEELSEGPSESQTDDTTPTEKSRTDDKPKNKKGKSELKLQGIKDFLQDRKGKKPETTSPTLSTSGLAKLKSLASFKSQSRDEPTPTSDSSDTPAHVHKKTKGKSQEATSAPLKIPSSSSGAGASTSKAREEESKEEVGGDKETATSTNLFEKFLLNCEAKDRVPRKQMVHQPTPAENTKPPKLIGKVEKRTKPTKESPARKPEPDKTKHKDAFRPSQSPAAVETSDKAEAEEEPAQKSKFGGEERREEAQRLERRTQDDDRRRRRREDSEPRLFIACDDNQDALESADKSDKGQASLNLGMDLNLDWMTLEDFQKHLNGEDEILSAPPLSPSELRDAVKSGDYMSVKLALNSKEDYNLDQEACTVEQKSLSGKEKHLNEEKKSLSDNEEMPLCAADNPHRRGNPHRESTLYKGNHLHKQENPSENEENPSENQENPSCDVVKTLCDMERALCDIKNCAEEISSSDNENSSGDDVEGQRLDSNVPSGSDPLPSKAERSCDNNVSEQSLQKTSQAKKPCRKKCVPRKGTRSNLRSSTKMTVSTCSTTNDGKRKWDKKYFCLYCNEPHHKIARHLERMHAEEAAVAHAISFPKLSKIRSLLLDQLRNKGNYLHNLEVLQSGDGEIVTKKRPSYNGVSVRDYLPCQHCLAFFNKIDLWKHEGSCKARKGQDEKRGGKRVRVQAASSRLLPLPVYSTGGCEEIIHNMNQDDIQCHIKNDPLICKYGNALSAKHGHAKSQFTYISSKMRELARFVLTVNEMDCGVQYLHEVCVPSKFKLAVHAARKMSGHDPTSDRYKTPSLALKIGYSLKRATEIAFGESRMTEDREAEEQAKRFIELLENNWNNCFSGLSLSDVPQCDEVDVSSLTEDLIKLQKFLKVAEDTAKRELLESPTNAVWKKLNETLLAEIALFNRKRTGEVAKMLLETYTNRKKSPASADIFNSLSRLEQELGDDKLTRVEIEGKNGRTMPVLLTARMISSLEILIANRDKVGVSKDNPYVFARSPDAASYVRGSDCLRKFARACNAKNPESLIHATVRKEVAIHCQILNLNESELDQVAKLLGHDTQVHKEYYRLSENAGHLAEISKLLLAMDQVPVVIPGPSEERIVSPTYGTYPTGTDSARTCPSGTYPTGSSYPTGTYSAKSYTVGSQPLRSYHAGTYPSKSYPSGSHSPRSYSAGTDSARAYPAGINPASSYPTVTHPAETYRVGSYASGTYLAETHDARSCTEKTQLANACPASPYDLSSPTRSFSSGMNPVRTYPAVTQLSTSYPAGTYAAQTLPARTVITPTLHAQTLPTQTLPAQTLPVGAVPAGAVLLGTGSVGTGKLGTVWKQRPWSGAAKVAVNRQMGHFISMMEVPGKRDCEVCLHNEPALRDRTWRDIKNYVHNTVKSIKRKNGLTRLDPTKQTKKGLAKKEKETIEALSAKDWVGGTMTVPEHCQEEGLEAGPVATPRKPKIWSNEAQAAVRRQLGDFTKLMKIPGKKECDACIAAEPALQGRTWKDVKNYVHNTLKTMCRRHSSGKQNMDHEKPSPYTQNPGVQQNPGVHQKSGVPLGLPEEPPVYLSL, from the exons GGGGAGGTCCTGTACCGCGTTCGCTGGAAGAACTACTCATCTGACGATGACACCTGGGAGCCTGCGGCCCACCTGGAGGATTGCAGGGAGGTGCTGCTGGTCTACAAGAGGGCTCTGGCAGAGGCTAAGATCAAGAAAGACCAAGATGCTAAGAAGGGCATG CTGCCCATGAAGAGTGACGTGTTCGATGCCGACTTTGACAGCGACAGTGATAAAGACAAGCCCACAGACCTGCCTgtcaagaaaaagaaaaagaagaagcCCCAGGAAGAAGAGGCACTTCCCCCGAAGGAGAAGAGGAAAAAGAAGAAAGACAAGCGCAATGAGGACTTCAGGCCTCGTCCGGCACCAGAGTCTGATGAAGAGGAGCTTTCCCCTCCCCCGACCCCGGGCCGCAATACCAAGATGTCCGACTCCAAGAAGAGATTTGTTGAATCTGATGATGAGGAAGAAGCCCCCGTGCCCTCCAAGAAGCACAGGAAGGACAAGGCCAAGGATGGAGGGAAGCATAGGAAAAAAGATAACATGGAAGAAGGGAAGAAGAAAAAGACAAAGAAGGATCAAAGGGGTGATCTGGAGTCCACTGAAGATGAGGCCACCGCCCCCCTGGAAGAGGAGCTTAGCGAGGGGCCATCTGAGTCCCAGACGGATGATACCACACCGACTGAAAAGTCTCGCACTGATGACAAGCCCAAGAATAAGAAGGGAAAGTCAGAACTGAAGCTGCAGGGCATCAAGGACTTCCTTCAGGACAGGAAAGGCAAGAAGCCGGAAACTACTTCGCCCACGCTCTCCACAAGCGGCCTTGCAAAACTCAAGAGCCTCGCCTCCTTCAAGAGCCAGAGCCGGGATGAGCCCACACCAACCTCTGACTCCAGCGACACCCCAGCCCACGTCCACAAGAAGACCAAGGGCAAGAGCCAGGAGGCCACCTCTGCACCACTGAAaatcccctcatcctcctctggtGCAGGGGCCAGCACCAGCAAGGCCCGAGAGGAGGAGTCTAAAGAGGAAGTGGGCGGGGATAAGGAAACAGCCACCTCCACTAACCTGTTTGAGAAGTTCCTGCTGAACTGTGAGGCCAAGGACCGCGTTCCCCGCAAACAGATGGTCCACCAGCCCACCCCTGCAGAGAACACTAAACCACCGAAG CTCATAGGGAAAGTTGAGAAAAGGACCAAGCCGACAAAGGAGTCACCTGCTCGGAAGCCAGAGCCAGACAAGACCAAACATAAAGACG CATTTCGGCCCAGTCAGAGCCCCGCTGCTGTGGAGACTAGTGACAAGGCGGAGGCAGAGGAGGAACCCGCCCAGAAGTCAAAGTTTGGCGGAGAGGAACGGAGGGAGGAGGCTCAACGATTGGAGAGGAGGACCCAAGACGAtgacagaaggaggaggaggagggaagacagCGAGCCACGCCTCTTCATAGCCTGCGACGACAATCAAGACGCCTTGGAGAGCGCCGACAAGTCTG ACAAAGGACAAGCCTCTCTTAACCTTGGAATGGACCTCAACTTGGACTGGATGACACTGGAGGACTTTCAGAAACATTTGAACGGAGAGGATGAGATTCTCTCTGCTCCACCGCTATCTCCCA GTGAGCTGCGGGATGCAGTGAAAAGCGGGGATTACATGTCTGTGAAACTTGCACTCAATTCCAAAGAGGATTACAATCTAGACCAGGAG GCATGCACTGTTGAACAGAAGAGTTTAAGTGGCAAAGAGAAGCATTTAAATGAGGAAAAGAAGAGTTTAAGTGATAATGAAGAGATGCCTTTATGTGCAGCAGATAATCCTCACCGCAGAGGAAATCCTCACCGTGAGAGTACTCTATACAAAGGGAATCATTTACACAAGCAAGAGAATCCTTCAGAAAATGAAGAGAATCCTTCAGAAAATCAAGAGAATCCTTCATGTGATGTGGTGAAGACTTTATGTGACATGGAGAGAGCTTTATGTGACATAAAGAATTGTGCTGAAGAGATCAGTTCAAGTGACAACGAGAACAGTTCAGGTGATGATGTAGAAGGACAAAGACTGGATTCAAACGTCCCAAGTGGGTCAGATCCTCTTCCATCTAAAGCAGAACGCTCCTGCGATAATAATGTATCTGAGCAGTCCCTTCAAAAAACCTCACAAGCTAAAAAACCTTGCCGCAAAAAATGTGTGCCACGGAAAGGTACACGGTCAAACTTACGTTCTAGCACAAAAATGACAGTCAGCACATGTAGTACAACAAATGACGGTAAAAGAAAATGGGACAAAAAGTACTTCTGCCTGTATTGCAATGAACCACACCACAAAATTGCAAGACATTTAGAAAGGATGCACGCAGAAGAAGCAGCTGTCGCTCATGCTATCAGCTTCCCCAAACTCTCCAAAATCAGGTCTCTCTTGCTTGACCAACTCCGTAACAAAGGCAACTATCTACACAACTTGGAAGTTCTTCAAAGTGGAGATGGAGAAATTGTCACAAAGAAAAGACCCTCTTACAATGGTGTTTCTGTGCGTGACTACCTGCCCTGCCAACACTGCTTAGCTTTTTTCAACAAAATAGATTTATGGAAGCATGAGGGCTCATGTAAAGCCAGAAAAGGACAAGATGAAAagaggggaggaaaaagagtgcGGGTCCAGGCTGCGTCCTCTCGACTTCTTCCATTGCCTGTCTATTCTACTGGAGGATGTGAAGAAATAATACACAATATGAATCAAGATGACATTCAATGCCACATCAAAAATGATCCCCTGATATGTAAATATGGCAATGCACTATCTGCAAAGCATGGCCATGCCAAGTCACAGTTTACTTACATTAGTTCAAAAATGAGGGAATTGGCTAGATTTGTACTTACTGTAAATGAGATGGACTGTGGTGTCCAATATCTGCATGAAGTATGTGTACCATCCAAATTCAAATTGGCCGTTCATGCTGCCAGGAAAATGAGTGGTCATGACCCTACCTCTGACAGGTACAAGACCCCATCTCTTGCTTTAAAGATTGGCTATTCCTTGAAAAGAGCTACTGAAATAGCTTTTGGGGAGAGTCGTATGACAGAGGACCGTGAGGCAGAGGAACAAGCCAAAAGGTTCATTGAGCTGCTTGAAAACAATTGGAATAACTGTTTTTCCGGTCTGTCCCTGAGTGATGTCCCTCAGTGTGATGAAGTTGATGTGTCTTCACTTACTGAGGATTTGATTAAACTTCAGAAGTTTCTCAAGGTTGCAGAGGACACAGCAAAGAGAGAATTGCTCGAGAGCCCCACCAACGCTGTCTGGAAAAAGCTCAATGAAACTCTTCTTGCCGAAATAGCTCTCTTCAACAGAAAAAGGACAGGAGAGGTTGCGAAAATGCTGTTGGAAACATATACAAACAGAAAGAAATCTCCAGCTAGTGCAGACATTTTCAATAGCCTCTCAAGGCTGGAGCAGGAGCTTGGTGACGACAAACTAACCAGGGTGGAAATTGAAGGCAAAAATGGTAGAACAATGCCGGTCCTACTAACGGCGAGGATGATCTCATCTCTTGAGATCCTAATTGCAAACAGAGACAAAGTTGGTGTGTCAAAGGACAACCCTTATGTCTTCGCACGGAGCCCAGATGCAGCAAGCTACGTCAGAGGGTCTGACTGTCTGAGGAAATTTGCACGTGCGTGTAATGCAAAGAATCCTGAAAGTCTGATCCATGCGACAGTGAGGAAAGAGGTTGCTATCCATTGCCAAATACTAAACTTGAATGAAAGTGAATTGGATCAGGTGGCAAAGTTATTGGGACATGACACCCAGGTCCACAAAGAGTACTACAGACTCTCTGAAAACGCAGGACATCTAGCAGAAATCAGCAAATTGCTGCTTGCAATGGATCAGGTTCCAGTGGTAATTCCAGGGCCATCTGAGGAAAGGATTGTTTCACCTACATATG GGACATATCCAACAGGGACAGATTCTGCAAGGACATGTCCTTCTGGCACATATCCCACTGGGTCATCATATCCTACAGGGACATATTCAGCGAAGTCATATACTGTAGGGTCACAGCCTTTAAGGTCATATCATGCTGGGACATATCCTTCGAAGTCATATCCTTCAGGATCACATTCTCCGAGGTCATATTCTGCGGGGACAGATTCTGCGAGGGCATATCCTGCCGGGATAAATCCCGCTAGTTCATATCCTACTGTGACACATCCTGCAGAGACCTATCGAGTAGGTTCATATGCTTCAGGGACATACCTAGCAGAGACGCATGATGCAAGGTCATGTACTGAAAAAACACAACTTGCAAATGCATGTCCTGCAAGTCCTTATGACCTCTCATCTCCTACTAGATCATTTTCTTCAGGGATGAATCCTGTGAGGACATATCCTGCGGTGACACAACTTTCGACGTCATATCCTGCTGGAACATATGCTGCGCAGACACTTCCAGCACGTACAGTTATTACACCAACACTTCATGCGCAGACACTTCCAACACAGACACTTCCTGCCCAGACTCTTCCTGTCGGGGCAGTGCCTGCGGGTGCAGTTCTTTTGGGGACAGGTTCTGTGGGGACGGGTAAGTTGGGCACAGTGTGGAAACAGAGGCCGTGGAGTGGTGCGGCTAAGGTTGCGGTGAACCGTCAGATGGGACACTTTATCTCAATGATGGAGGTTCCAGGTAAACGGGACTGTGAAGTTTGCCTGCACAATGAACCAGCTCTAAGAGACAGGACATGGAGGGACATCAAAAACTATGTGCACAACACAGTAAAATCTATAAAACGGAAGAATGGCCTTACAAGATTGGACCCCACAAAACAGACAAAGAAAGGATTggcaaagaaagaaaaa